The genome window CAATATCATCTAGTGCAGCAATAAACGCAAAATAGTTTTCATTAAAAATCCTTGTCGAGTGCAATTGAGATTCCATCGTTCTCAAGATCGTTGCTTTTCCTGTTTTCGGATTGATAATTCCTTTAAAATCATTATCCGAAAAGTTGCCATACAAATCTTGAAAATGAATATCAGAAAGAAAGGCTAATTTAATTTCTTTTTGTTGTGCATTCAATATAGAAAAGAGAAGAATTAAAATAAATGAAATTTGTTTTTTCATGTGTGTAAAACAGCAAAACTAACGTAATATTAAATTCGTTTTATTTGAAAAGAAATTTATAACGATAAGTTAATTTGAGTTTTTAGAAATAAGTTTTAATGTTAAAGTCAGAATGACAAAATTTATTTCTGAAAATGATTTAAGTTCTACGTAATAAGTTTTGAGGATGTAATTCTGAAAGTTGAGAGATTCAAAGCCCGTATTCAGAATTACAGAAAAGAATTACTACCACAGAGATACATAGAACTGATATGAAAAAAGAAGAGTATTACTCTATATCTCAAAATAACAACAGATTGAGATTCTATTTACCAATAATTTAATTAAATCCCTCCATATCGTACAAAACTACCTAAAATTAACATCAGTATACTAATAGTTGTTACGGCTATGATATGAAATGTCATCAGAGGAAGTTTTGAATAATCTGATTTTAGACGAGGAAGCACATAAAACTGAGCGCTTATAGCCAATAAGACAATCGTAGCAAGGCCTATGAGTTTTAGCGAGACAACACGTTCGATTGGATTTTCGAAATGAAACCAATTACTGATTTTGATGGTATAAATATAGGACATTCTTACCCCTGTAATGACCATGATTAATAAAGCAGGTAGTCCAATACGTTCGTATTTACTTTCAAAAGAAAATAACTTTTCTACCGATTTTTCTTTCCATACTTGCGGTAAAATAACTAAACTTAATATAATATGACCACCCACCCATATTGTAGCGCCTATTAAATGAAAGATTAATAATAAATGTAATTCGTGCATATTTGTTAAGATAACAACATTTGGGTTTAAGATTTTATACGAGTTTGTTATTTACAACATCATCGTGTTCTTTTCTATGACCTTATTTCACTAAAATCAATTGACTATTTTCTAAAGCCTCTAACTTATGTATAACATTAGGTTCGATAGTTATATAATCACTAGAGCTTAACTCTATTGTTTGGTCATTTTCATCAGAATACACCACTTTTCCAGTAACACATAAAAGCAGCGCAGCTATTTTTGTGGTATGCTCTTTTAAAATATTATTTTCCAATAATTGAATTGATGTTACATTACTTGACTCTCCTTTGAAAATACTTACCGCACTGACACCCTTATCATTCGCATGAATGCTATTTAAACATGACAATTTATCCATCGTGAATTATTTTATCATCTAAATTTATTTCAAATCCATCAAATATTCTACTCAATTCTATGTATATTTTCTTATTTATATTCATTAATGATTAATCATTATAGATTGCTTCTAAAGAGGTTGTTTCGTGTTATTCTCTTTATTTTTATGTTATCAGTAGTAGTAGTTTAATTTTTGATAAGAATTCAGGAGAATTGCTATATACACATGATCCAAAGGATAAAAACTTTGGAGAAAAAGTTGTTAGAGCAAACTATGATATAGATGTCTGATCAATTTTAGATTACCTACAAAATATTCGTTTTTTTTGTAAGCTTAATTTGTGCTTTTCTACGAGTAACAGGTTTTATGACATGATGGAGAAGAAGGAAAAAAAAACATAAGTGTTATATTACTTCAATTTTAATCCATCTAACTAATAATTCTTGAGGGTTTAAATTTCGAATGATGGTTATTTTTGAGTTGATTTGATTGCCCAAAACATGAATAATGGTTGTAAAAATAATCTTGCTAAACGCTTTTGATCCGTATCTAGACCAAATCCATTTCTATGATTTTTATATTGAGCCCAATTTCCAGGAAATACAGCAGCGAAAAAAACAGCTGTTATTTTTCCAACAAACTCTTTTTTTTCTTTTGGAGCTAAAATAACAGCGCTTCCTAAAGCAATTTCGGAAATCCCTGAATATACAACGGTGTCATCTTTATCTAAGGGCACCCAATTAGGAACTTGAGCTTTAAACTCTTTTCTCGCAATTGTTAAATGGGTAATACCCGCTACCACTAAAAAAGCACCTAGGCTATAACGAGCTATATTTTGTTTCGTTTTCTTTTTCATAATTATATTTATTTAATATTTACCATCCAATTAGATTAGATATTCTTTCTGATAGTAGTTATAAAATTTATTTTTTTATTATTTAGTTGGTCGATCAAAACCAAAGGTTTCTAAGCGACTATCTTTTTGGTTAAGAATAATATTTTTTAAAACTTGAGCTGCAACCATCGAAAAAGTAATCCCATTTCCTCCATAACCTAATGCAAATAATGTTCGGTCACCTTTTTTCCATGGTCCCATATAAGGTAAACCATCATTTGTGGAGCTAAAAGTTCCGCACCAAGCCATTTCGGTATTGAATTCAATTTCTGGATATAATCGACTAAACTTACGTTCAAGAGTTTTGATTTTTGTTCGAAGTAAATCATCTCTTTTATCAGGATTTTGAAAATCTTCATCTTCACCACCAACGATCAATCGATTATCTTTTGTTGTTCGCATATAAAGATAAGGTTCTGCTGTCTCCCATATTAAGCTACGATTTGGCCAAACCATTTTTTCATCAATGGGAGCCGAACAAATCGCGTAAGTAGATAATAAATTCATTACTTTTTTAGGTAGAAATTGACCAGCTTCAAAGCCAGTTGCAACAATTACATACTTGCACGAAATAGTATGTCCATGCTCCGTCAATAGTTCGCAATTGTTCTTATTTTCGTCTATTTTTTCCACTTTTGTATGGGTGAAAATCTGTAATTGATGTTTTTCTTGATGATACTTTAATAAATTGATAGCGCCTTTATATGCATCCATCTGAGCAGAAGTATCATTTTGCAATGCTGCAATTCCATCAATATTTTGATAAGTTTTCAATTGCTTAGCATCTAAATACTTCACAGGCAAACCGACTTCTGTTCTTATTGCATATTCTTCGTCTAACAATTTTACACCTTGCTTATTACTCGCTAATAAAACTGTAGGAACACGTGTGAAATCAGCATCAATATTAGTTTTTTTGAATATATTTTCTATATCTGTAATAGATTCCAAGCAATTGAAATAAGCATCAATAGCAATTTTTTCGGGAACAATATTTATTAATTTACTTAATGGGGTATCAATTTCGTATTGTAATTGAGCAGTACTTGCTGCAGAACTTCCTGTGGAAATTGTTCGTTTATCGATAAGAGCGCATTCTATACCTGCTTCACATAATTCGTGCGCAACTAAAGCCCCTGTAATTCCAGATCCTATGATGGCAACATCTATTTTATAATTTTTGCGAAGAGGATGATATAAGTCGAAAAATTCGTTTTTAACAATCCAAAAAGGTAATCCAGAATGTAAATCCATATTATTTAGTTGTGTGGTTTAAAAAAACACACACTAAAACCGAGCCAATAATGTTAGTTATCAATTGTTTATTCGAATAAATAATCATATAAAATCTTTAAAATTCTGATTAATGGCTTGATGCTTACAGTGAAATAATCAATACAATTACAAGAAATTAATTATTATGGCGAAAATTAAATAGAAAAGATTATACCATACATTATATAGATTAGGTAATAAAATGGATCAGTCAGTAATTTTTTTTACATGCTTTTAACTGAGCTAAGTTTTACGAAGTACGAGAACTCGAAGAACCAAAGTTCATGAATTTAGAAAGGAGCAAGGAACTTTTTTAGATTGTTAAATTAATTAAAAAACAAAAGCAAAAAGCTTTTGGTGAATTAAATAGAGTAGAAGTTCAATTCTCCCTTCAACCACCTTCAACTAAATCAGTTGTTGCACAGTTCAAAAAAAACCTCCTTAAAATCCTTTTTAAAGAGGTTACTATTTATATTATTTTTTGTGCCTAAAATCGAAGTTGTGCGCAGGTTACCAATGTTAGCTGAAGTTATATTTCAATAGTTTTAGGGATTATATCCGAATCGTGATTGGCTATCGCTTCAATACAATTGGGTTGCGCGGCAATTTCTTTTGTCCATTTCAAAGACTTAATAACCTCTTGTTTATCTACTTGTACACCGGGTAGAATCATTTGTTCCCAAGATTTTTTGGCGTAGCCTGTATCGCTTGTCAACAATAAAAAATGTCCGTTATTCTGGATGATGGTTGAAGCCAAACCGTGTGTGTGACCAGGTGTATTAACAAACACGACCGAATTATCTCCAAATAAATCATAGGAAATATTTTGTGGACCTATATTCGATTTTTCAAAACTAAAGGTTTCCAAATTTATTCCTTCCCACATATTGGGAACGTAACGATAGGGCATTTGTTCGGCATCTCGCATTTCGATGTCGCTCACCAATATTCGTTTGGCGTTTTTTACCAATTTCAATCCGCTGACGTGGTCAGAATGCAAATGACTCAACACGAGATAATCGATATCCGAATCTTTGTAACCCAATCTTGCCAATTGTTCGTTAATTGCTTGCCCTGCTGGCAAATCAGCTTTGTTAATCAACCAATGTGCAAATCCCATGTGTTTACGCCCTTGGTCGCCAATTCTTACATCGGTATGCCAACCTGTATCAATTAAAATCAAACCTTTTGGATGTTCAATTAAATAGGCAGAAACGGGCAGCCAAACTTGATGTTTTTTACTTCTGAAAACGCCTGTATAGGAAATCGGATTCCACGTTTTTTCGCTAAATGGTAAGGAAGAATCCACTTCAACGCTGCCACAATGTAAAATATGCACTTTTATTGTTTCCATTTCTTTTGTATTGATTACACAAAATTACGTGCGAAATTCTAGCAAAAAATTGATTGAAATCAAAAAAGCTATTTTCCGGCTCGTAATCGGCTCAAGGTTTCTTGCGTCATTCCCAAATAACTTGCAATGGTATTTAGCGGAACTTTATTAAAAATAGCGGGTTTGCTTTGCATTAAATCATCAAAACGTTCTTTGGGCGTTTTAAAATGAGTGGAATAAATATGCTCCGTAAATTTTCTGATATTCTCAATTAAAAACTTTTTGTCCAATTGTAAAAGACGGGGATTTTGTTCGCAAAGTTGCTCCCAGACAGCATAATTAAGCTTTATAATCTTGGTTTCGGTAACCGATTGAATTCCAAATTTGCATTCTTTGTCATAAAATACACTTTCCACAGGAAGGCTAATTTCATTTTTTTCACAAAAAGCCAAGGTAATATCCCTTGCATCGGTTTCATAAAAAACTCGGATAATCCCTTCTTCCACGAAATATATTTTTTTTGAAAGAGAAAAAGGCTCTAAAATGATTTCTTTTTTCTGAAAATTATGCGTGGAGCAATTATTCATCAACAATTCAATTTCAGATTGAGATAAATTGATTTTTTCTGATAAAAATTGAGCAAAATTCAAGGTAATTGTTATTTGTATTTGACTTTGAGTGGTTTTATATCATTGATTAAAAATAAATTCTCAACGCACTTTCTCTTCACTAAATTATGAAAAAAACATTTAATAAAGATGTAAATACGCTGTTTTCAAATATTTTAAATATTATATAAAAAGTTGTGACAGATAGATTTTTCTGTTTATCTATTATATTCAGCATTTGCTTTCGTTAAGTTTTGCCAATATGTTAGCTGTCGTTTTATTCTTTATTATAATGATGATATAGAAAAGGGACTATTTTTTCTGTTTGTCCTGTTTCTTCAATATTATGTTTTATCCAATGTTCGGCGGTTTTTTTTGAAAATACAAATGGTAAAAAACACCAATTTATAATCCAACCTAATACTGGAATATCAACTCCAATATAGGTTTCTGCATAAAATGTTGAGCCATTTTCAGAGGGTTCATAATAATGATTGATTCTTCCCACCGTCAAAAATCCAAATTTTATTAAAAAAGTAAATTCTGTTTCATCCAGTGTTATTGTTAGCATTTTATTATTAATAATTTCGTTAAAATCATTAAACTGCTCCTGAATTTTGCTATAAGCTCCAACTGCAAAACCATTATTTTTTCCTTCTTTTGGATTACTGAGTGGTTGAACTGCAATATGATCGCGATGATGCCATAAATGGTAAAAACTAACTTCTGGACCACTAAAATTTTTTCCATTCCATGTTGTTTTTTGTGCCAAATTTTCAAACCACCATTTTATCATTTTAGGTGTCACACCTTTTGAATCTTCATGTTGAATTTGAACACGTAACGCTCCATTAAGATGTTTGGTAATATCTGTCCATTTAGCCGAAGTTTGAGTTTTGAAAAGCGAATCTCCTAGGTTTTGATGCACTTTTCTTGCAATTAGTCTATTATCTCTTAGACCCATTTTTTTGGGTGAAGACCAAATATTTTTACTGATTTTTGATTGCATAATAGTATTTTTATTCAAAATTACATTACTAACAATCTTTTTTATTGACGCATATGTGTCATTTTCCTTCGTTAATATTTTTCCGAATTCGTGTTAGAGATTGTCGTGTTATTCCAAGATATGTACATAGATGGGAGATGGTTACTCTGTTGTACATTGTAGGAAATTCTTCAACAAAATTCAGGTATCTTTCTTCCGCATTTTCATCCAATAAGGCTTCAAGACGATTAAACATTCTGGAATAAATTTGTTCAAGCATTATTCTCAAATATTTTTCAAAAAGAGGATATTTTTCTGTACAATATTCAAGATGATCGATGGGAATATTTAAAATAATAGAAGGTTCTATAGCCTGAAAACTAAACTTGCTTGGTTTTTTTTTGTTCAGTGCATCAAGGTGAACCACAAGTTTTTTTTCATCAATGAAATTTACCGTAATATCTTCTCCCTTTTCGTTGATATAAAATGCACGAAGCAAGCCAGAATAAATATAACCAATAGATTTTTGTAACACATCTGCTTCAATAAAATTTTCTTTGGGATGAAGTTCTAAGATTTCAATTTTGCTTGATAATAAAATCAATGCTTCATCTGTCAGCTTTGGGCAGATTGCTTTTATATTCTCTAAATAATTTTGAATGATTAAATTCATTAGAGTCTGTGTTAAGTTTTCTTTTAACTATAGAATCTTTAAAATTATTAAATTTAATTTTTTTAATCAAAATAAACGAAGTTATTACAAATTATATGAGCTTATTTTCGCTTTTTCACAAAAGGATTATAAGAAATACCTAGATTAAAATAAAACGAAGGATCTTGTGTCGAAGAGAAAATCTTGTCATCAAATGTGTCTTTTTTATTAAATAAACCATTTGTAATTAGCGTTTTTACTCCTGTTTTAGCGGTGATAATAAAATTGTGTTTTAATAAATATTCGTACTTCAATCCATTATTTAAATCGACTTGTCTGTATTCGTATTTTTCAGATAAATTATTAGGATTCAAATGATATAAATAAAACGTGTTAGCTTCCAATTCAGTTCCTATTGATAATCGAGAATTTTTGAAAGGATGCATTCTGAAAAGAATTTGCTTTGGTAAAATAATATCTGCAAAAAAGTCATTATTAAATCTATGTTGTAAGGTAAACATTGGAATTACAGGTGTTTTAGTACTTTCATCAATGTTCAAGCCTAATCCTACTAATATTTTAGTTCGATCTGTAGATTTTAATAAAATATTTCCTGTTACAAGTCCTTTTACCCGACCAAAATATTTATCACTACCATCAAAAATAAGACTAGAACTTAGAAAAGTAGGCTTGTTAAAAAGTTTTGTACTATAAGCCAAATTCAGGGATTCGTAATGATAATGTGCATTAATATCTACATTTTTTGTTTCTTGAAACGTTGATTTATCAAATTCTATATCCATATTGGTATTCTTATAACCAAGAGTCGTACTAAGAATCCAATTCTTTTTTTTCAAAATATTGATATTTGTACTGATATTCAGTTGCGAATAATGATTAATTCGATTTCCATCATTTTTATTTCCATCAATTTTCGAAGTAAATTTAGTTGGCGTGGCGTAAGTGTATTCTATATTCAATGGTCTTGCAACAGAAAATTGTTGCGTCAAATACATATAGGCTTTTTTGGAAATACTATCTTGTTCTTTTATTTCCTTATTGTCTTGCGCATATACATTGGTAACATTTGTTAGAAGACAAAATAATATTGTTGACGTTTTAATTAATTTCATGGCTATTATCTGGCTTGAAAAATTGTTTGTTTATAAAAATTGAAATTAAAAATTTTGTCAAAAAGATTGAATTTATGATCATTGCTAATACTTTCAATATTAATTGGTTGTTGAGAATCTTTAACAAAAACAATCCATAATTCATTCAGAAATTCTTTTTCCTTTATCATCAAAAGTTTTTGTGTGGCGATAAGCGATTCAATTTCTTCGAGTTGCTCACAAAACACAATTCCGATTGATTTGTTTTCATGTGAAATAATGCTACAATTGTATTTCAAAAAATCTTTGATCAAAATTGAATCATTGTAGATTTCTATAAACCGAATAAGGTCAACTATTTGAATAATTTTACATTCAAGTTGTTCTTCTGATAACGAAGTTTCGTCTATAAGATTATATAATTCTAATACTTTTGCTTGCGACATATTACTAATTTTTCGACGTAAATAAAAAGCAAAAAAATCAGTCCCAAATTCAATTTTATACGAACCAATGTATATTTTATACAAAACCTAAGGATTGCGGGTTTTTGTATAAAAACAGAATCATTTTGTATAAAAAAATATAATGTCTTTTATAAAGAAGTAATTTAGCAATCTAAATATTTTGAGTAATTATTATCTCTAAATAAATCAAAATGGAGGAGAAAATTATAGCTTTTTTATTGAACAAGAAATTGAAATTAGTTAGACAAATCATTTTTTTACTATTTTTCTTCATTTTCTTATATTGCTCTGGATTTTATTTAAGATTCCCCAAAGAAGACCGTATCTATTGGTTTGTTAGCGTGTACACTTTTTTTGTCATCATGTTTTACATCAACACCTATTATTTAGTTCCTAAATTTTTGGAGAGAAAATATTTGACCTATTTTTCGCTTTTAATCTGTCTAGTTATTGTAACCCTAAGTATTGTACTTTTAACGAATCGATATATCTTACATTTAAATACTCCAAAAGGTGAGTTTTTTATGTTACAGCCAATTTATGGAATTTTTACTTCGATTAGTTTTATCATGATTACAACAACAACAAGATTAGCGCAGAATTGGATTATTGACAAAGAAAAAATTATTGAATTAGAAAAACTAACGTATGAAATGGAATTATCTGAATTAAAAAATCAAATTAATCCCCATTTTTTATTTAATAATTTGAATAGCGTAAAAGCACTTATCAGAAAAAATCCCGAAGAAGCTGTGAATACAGTTGTGAAGTTGTCTGAATTTCTGCGTTTTCAGTTGTATGAAAATCGAAACAATAAAAACAATTTGTGTCAAGAGATTTTATTTCTTACCAATTATTTGGAATTAGAGCAAAAAAGACGGGACGATTTTACGATAAAAATCAACAATAACATTGATTATGAGTCACTTAATCAACGTTTAATACCATCAAATTTATTCACTGTTTTTATCGAAAATGCGGTTAAACATAGTGTCGATGTTAATGATAATGCGTCTTATATTAATATCAATTTTAGCATAATAAATCTTATGTTGCATTTTGAATGTAGCAATTCTATCTGTCCAGATTTTAAAATTTCTGGCACAAAAAATAAAGGAATTGGTCTTACGAATATCAAAAGAAGATTAGAACTTTTATATGGCAAGAGCTATGAGTTGAAGCTAAAAAAGAATGAAAAAGAATTTGTTGTTAACTTAAATCTACCTTTATGAAATGTATTATAATTGATGATGAACCTCTTGCACGTGAGGAATTATCGGAGGAACTTACTAGTTTTGAATCCGTTGAAATTATTGGAAGTTTTGGTAATACAATCAAAGCGCTTGATTTTACTAAGAACAATCACGTCGATTTAGTTTTTTTGGATATTGAAATGCCAACCATAAATGGTCTGGAACTCGCAAAACAATTGTCTACGAATACATTATTTATTTTTACGACGGCTTATCCACAGTTTGCGATTGATGGCTACGAGTTAGATGCGATAGATTATTTATTGAAACCTATTTCGCAAGAACGGCTAAAAAAAGCAATTAATAAAGCAGAATTATTGCATCAATTATTATCAGATAATACCATAAAATCAACAATTGAATCTAATTCAGCTCAATTTATGTTTATCAAAGCAGACCGAAGATTTCATAAACTAAACTTTGAGGATATTACACATATCGAAGCTTTGAAAGATTATGTCATCATTTATACGGACAAACAAAAGTTGATAACCGCTATGAATCTGAAAACGATGCATACAAAGCTTCCAAACACAAGCTTTTATAGAGTGAGCAAATCCTATATTGTGAATAAGAATCACATCACTTCTTTTGATTATAACACTTTGTACATCGATGATGTTGCGATTGCAATAGGTTCTACTTATCGTAAATTATTTTTTGATAATTATGGCGAAGGTTATATAAAAATGGAGGATTGAGGCAAAACAACTGACAATACGTTTAATGTTAGGGATTATTAGTCCATCTTATATCCTGGCTTTTTGTAGTTTTTTGGTTTTAATTAAATATTGCCAATTTCTATTTAACCATACATTTTACCATGCCAATGTTACCTGCAGGCGTTTTAGTTATTTTAGGTCATATGAATATCCTATTTCTTTCAGGTCCTTTTCAAGTTGTTTCCAATCTTCAAGTTCCTCTACGATTGTTAAAACCATTTCTTTTGTTAAGGTTTTCCCGTTATATATTTCTGTTACGGTTTTTAATGGGATTCCAGTTTCTATAAAACTTTCTTCAAAATATTCAGTAGCCCAATCAATGTAAGTTTGTGGATTACCATCAAAAATTTCTAAAAATTCATCAGATCCATCTTGAAAATGTTCAAGTTTTCCGATTTTCCATTTATTTTGTTTTGTAGTCCAAATGCAGAATGTTGATCCAATTGATTGTACAGGTTCTCCAAATATAAACTCATTAAATATTTCAGGCATTTCCTGAGTTAATTTTTCTTTTGCAGGAAGTTTTTCTTCGAAATCATAGAGCTCGTGAGCAAACCCATTTATTACACAACCTTCTTGCACAAATAAAATTAGCATTTGGTCTCCTTCACCATTTCTCATTTCGAAAAATTCTTCATTTTCTGACCACTTGTCATTATACGAATAGTAACGATATTCCCATTCTTGCGAAAGAATAGCATCTAAGACAGAGATTGCTTTGCAAATTGACTTTAGTTTTCTTGGATCAGGGAGTGAATTAATATTTTTAGTTGATATCATTTTGTCAAGTATGTTCGATTTACGCTTGCAGCTAACATTGCTTTTTTACGAAACTACTATAGTTTTAGTTTTGTAAAAAACACCTATATCTATCTTCCGTATTATTATTCCAAACATACAACAACTATTTTACAATAAATTACGATTTCTTGTAAAAACAAAAACCTAGCTTAAAAAAACTTAGCGAGGTTTTACAGTTTATTTTTTATCTGAAATGTCTATTTATGTAACAGTTAGCTATGTTTTCAGAAATGTTTTATTCTACTTCATTCAATTTATTTAAAAAAACAGTAAGCTTTTCCTCATCTATAGAAAAATCTTTTTTAATAACATTATTTTCAGTGAGGGCAAAGATTAATTGATTTCTCCCTACAATTTTACTACTTGTAAATTGTTTTTCTTGGAGTATAAAAGTAACTTTATTTGTAAACTTACCGTTTCCTAAAGGTTGGATTTCTCCTTTAATTATTTCAACATTTTTTAAGTTGTAGATGTAGAAATTATTTCCATTCTTTTGATAATTAAATGCTATTTGATTATTTAGGAAAATATTTTCTTTATCAAACTTAACGGCTGTAATGTTTTGTTTTTGAGCTAAAATAATTTGATATGGCAATAAGAATAGAATCAAAAAGATACTAAAGTGTTTCATTAATTTTATATTATTATAGTTAGTTTTTTATCAAGCATTTCTACTAAAAAAACTTTGCAAAGGCAGGAATTCGAAGAACTAAAGTTCATGAATTCAGAACCAAAGCAAAGAGCTTTTGGTGAATTAAATAGAGTAGAAGTTCAATTCTCCCTTCAACCGCCATTCAACTAAACCAGTTGTTGTACAGTTCAACAATAAATCTCCTTAAAATATTTCTATAGAGGTTATTATTTATATTATTTTGTGTTTTTGTATTTAAAATTGGAAATGTGAAATAGCTACCAATGTTGGCTGAGTTATATTATTATTTTTTTATAAAAGGTGAATTTTCAAGACATTCTTCAGTATTACATAATATAAATCTGTCATTTCCTTGAAATTTAATTATACCGTTTGTAACATTTCCAATCGGTATATCAACAATTTCTCCACTACAGTCAGGTTTAGAGTTTGTCCTAAGCCTTGTATCAGTCATTTTATAAATGTTCTCTTCTAATTTTTTAATAATAAATTTATTATTTGTTTCCTCTTCTCCAGATATTGATATTCTATTACCTTTATTATCAATAATCCAAGTTTCAATACAACCATCAAAATCAGCTTCCCAAGTTCCAATTATTGGAGATATACTATTATTCGTAGCACAAGAGTTTAATGATATTAAAGTTATAATTAAGGTGATTTTTTTTATCATAATTTT of Empedobacter falsenii contains these proteins:
- a CDS encoding copper resistance protein CopD, producing the protein MHELHLLLIFHLIGATIWVGGHIILSLVILPQVWKEKSVEKLFSFESKYERIGLPALLIMVITGVRMSYIYTIKISNWFHFENPIERVVSLKLIGLATIVLLAISAQFYVLPRLKSDYSKLPLMTFHIIAVTTISILMLILGSFVRYGGI
- a CDS encoding cupin domain-containing protein, giving the protein MDKLSCLNSIHANDKGVSAVSIFKGESSNVTSIQLLENNILKEHTTKIAALLLCVTGKVVYSDENDQTIELSSSDYITIEPNVIHKLEALENSQLILVK
- a CDS encoding DoxX family protein, with protein sequence MKKKTKQNIARYSLGAFLVVAGITHLTIARKEFKAQVPNWVPLDKDDTVVYSGISEIALGSAVILAPKEKKEFVGKITAVFFAAVFPGNWAQYKNHRNGFGLDTDQKRLARLFLQPLFMFWAIKSTQK
- a CDS encoding NAD(P)/FAD-dependent oxidoreductase produces the protein MDLHSGLPFWIVKNEFFDLYHPLRKNYKIDVAIIGSGITGALVAHELCEAGIECALIDKRTISTGSSAASTAQLQYEIDTPLSKLINIVPEKIAIDAYFNCLESITDIENIFKKTNIDADFTRVPTVLLASNKQGVKLLDEEYAIRTEVGLPVKYLDAKQLKTYQNIDGIAALQNDTSAQMDAYKGAINLLKYHQEKHQLQIFTHTKVEKIDENKNNCELLTEHGHTISCKYVIVATGFEAGQFLPKKVMNLLSTYAICSAPIDEKMVWPNRSLIWETAEPYLYMRTTKDNRLIVGGEDEDFQNPDKRDDLLRTKIKTLERKFSRLYPEIEFNTEMAWCGTFSSTNDGLPYMGPWKKGDRTLFALGYGGNGITFSMVAAQVLKNIILNQKDSRLETFGFDRPTK
- a CDS encoding N-acyl homoserine lactonase family protein — translated: METIKVHILHCGSVEVDSSLPFSEKTWNPISYTGVFRSKKHQVWLPVSAYLIEHPKGLILIDTGWHTDVRIGDQGRKHMGFAHWLINKADLPAGQAINEQLARLGYKDSDIDYLVLSHLHSDHVSGLKLVKNAKRILVSDIEMRDAEQMPYRYVPNMWEGINLETFSFEKSNIGPQNISYDLFGDNSVVFVNTPGHTHGLASTIIQNNGHFLLLTSDTGYAKKSWEQMILPGVQVDKQEVIKSLKWTKEIAAQPNCIEAIANHDSDIIPKTIEI
- a CDS encoding Crp/Fnr family transcriptional regulator, with product MNFAQFLSEKINLSQSEIELLMNNCSTHNFQKKEIILEPFSLSKKIYFVEEGIIRVFYETDARDITLAFCEKNEISLPVESVFYDKECKFGIQSVTETKIIKLNYAVWEQLCEQNPRLLQLDKKFLIENIRKFTEHIYSTHFKTPKERFDDLMQSKPAIFNKVPLNTIASYLGMTQETLSRLRAGK
- a CDS encoding Crp/Fnr family transcriptional regulator, yielding MNLIIQNYLENIKAICPKLTDEALILLSSKIEILELHPKENFIEADVLQKSIGYIYSGLLRAFYINEKGEDITVNFIDEKKLVVHLDALNKKKPSKFSFQAIEPSIILNIPIDHLEYCTEKYPLFEKYLRIMLEQIYSRMFNRLEALLDENAEERYLNFVEEFPTMYNRVTISHLCTYLGITRQSLTRIRKNINEGK
- a CDS encoding sensor histidine kinase, with the translated sequence MLQPIYGIFTSISFIMITTTTRLAQNWIIDKEKIIELEKLTYEMELSELKNQINPHFLFNNLNSVKALIRKNPEEAVNTVVKLSEFLRFQLYENRNNKNNLCQEILFLTNYLELEQKRRDDFTIKINNNIDYESLNQRLIPSNLFTVFIENAVKHSVDVNDNASYININFSIINLMLHFECSNSICPDFKISGTKNKGIGLTNIKRRLELLYGKSYELKLKKNEKEFVVNLNLPL
- a CDS encoding LytR/AlgR family response regulator transcription factor, whose protein sequence is MKCIIIDDEPLAREELSEELTSFESVEIIGSFGNTIKALDFTKNNHVDLVFLDIEMPTINGLELAKQLSTNTLFIFTTAYPQFAIDGYELDAIDYLLKPISQERLKKAINKAELLHQLLSDNTIKSTIESNSAQFMFIKADRRFHKLNFEDITHIEALKDYVIIYTDKQKLITAMNLKTMHTKLPNTSFYRVSKSYIVNKNHITSFDYNTLYIDDVAIAIGSTYRKLFFDNYGEGYIKMED